The genomic region AGAAGGATGGGGGTTACGTCCTATACTGGATCTGAGAGAATTAAACCGCTCAGTCATGCGGTTAAAATTCAAAATGTTAACACTAAAGCACATTGTCACACAAATAAGATCCGGGGGACTGATTCGTCACCATGTATCTAAAGGGCGCATATTTTCACATCTCTATATTTCTCCAACACAGGAAGTTCCTGAGGTTTGCTTTCGGGAGCATAGCGTACCAGTATCGGGTTCTTCTATCCTATCTGGCACATTAGGAGCCAGGACCAGGAAAGACTTAATTTAGTCTGTCTGGTTCGATTGCTGGACACCGATGTTCACAGAACTGCTCAGTGGAGGAGATCCAAGCAATTATTTGTGTGCTTTGGTTCGCTAAGAAGGGGGTTCCCAGCAACCAAGCAAACTCTAAGTAGGTGGATAGTGGATACTATCTCACTTGCGTATGAGGTTTTGGGTAGTCCCTCACCTTTAGccgtgagggcccactccattAAGGGTATGGATAAGGCCTTAAGGTTAGGCGCTTCTCTCCAAGAGGTCTGCGACACACACAGTTCACACAGACAGGCATTTGGAAGCATGGTGACATGGGCATTTTGTTCCCTTAGTGTTGCCATGGTGACCCAGTGACAATTTCCTTTGAAAGGGAGCATCtcaggttacatctgtaaccctGGTTCCCTGAGAAGAGAACGAGATGCTGCGTTCCCTTGCCATACTCCCTGTATCCCTGTAAACAACTTGCTTCATGCCCCTTTAAATCTTCCTAGACCATATGTCAACCGCCTATGACGTATTGCTTTGCAATTGGATGTTATGACATAAGTGCTTCAGACTCAGTCACGCTAAGGCATTCCCCTAGAGTTGCCATGACGATGCAGCATCTCATTCCCTTCTCAGGGAACCATGGTTACAGACGCAACCTGAGATGATTTTTTTTCCATGCTTAGTGTCTTTGTACATGTAACAGAGGCATTATGCGAATTTGTCCGGACACTGAGAGTTGAAAAATGTTCAGCATGGGGAAGAACCCTCAGCTCATCAATGTCACTTTTACTTAActgtccaatcacagtgcaggAGGGGCGGAACAATGCCATATTGTACATATTGTACTTTTACAACTGCAGTCTGTGAGAACAAGTAAAAAACTATGCTGGAGTTAACGGAAGAGACGAAAACCACAGAGGAGATGAAGACCAGCAGGGAGCACTAGGGCAGAGCCGGTGGTGAAGCAGCAGGGCAGAGCAGGCTGGACGGACCGCCAGGGATTTAGTCAGTGGTGCACTCTTTTGTGGATGAATGGCACTCCAGCTGGTGGCTGTGACATAGCGACCCCCCTTAAGGAGCAGCTTCCAGATGCTCCTAATACAGACAAGACCAGGTAGGTGGTGGAGCAGAGGTGGAATGAGCGGGTGGAGGGCCAGGTCCATGCGGTGGCGGAAACTTGGACTACCAAGGAGGATACAAAGACCACTAGAGAGAAGATAAAGACAACCACGGAGCAGATGGCAGAGGAGCAAAAGAGCAACAGGGAAGAGCCGGTGGCAAAGCAGGCGGCCAGGGCAGAGCAGGCTGGACGGGCAGCCGGGGAGGAGTCGGTGGTGTCAGGAGCCACAGTGGAGCTATAAACCAGGGGGGCTGGCGTCTAGGGCGGAGCTTGGGAGTGATCATCTTGCCTGGGTCAATGAGTTCAGAAGGGCTCCGAGACAGACATGTTGGCTGAGTCAGAGAACATAGGGCACTCAGGTTTAGCCATCTTAGCCATGACAGGGAGCACAGGGGAGTCATGGGCTGTAACGAACTCTGGAACAGTCAAACCGTGTGCAGCCCAAATGCACATCATGGCCATAGCCACCGCAGGCAGAGATGATTCCAGAAGCATGACCACTGGACATGGGACAGGCTATGGGAAGGCAGCCATCTCCCGAAGACCACGGAAATACCAGCTTCTCACATCAATGTCAGCGGCGGGTCCATCACACTGGACAGACACAGGGCTGATCCATAACATATGCAAAGTCCCATTATTTTATGGTTCAGAAGGGTGATCATGAGTGCCATATGCCATATGCTGGAGACATTTTGCCACATTACAATAATGCTCATACTTTGTTTACATTATTTCCATATCACAGGATCTCTATTACCAGTCCTATGCTCAAGTAGGGGTTCTTTTTGCAtccattccaaattttaatGACTTTTACATTGAGCTGGATGGCAACAACATGGGCGTAGAGTGTTTAAGACTCCTGAATGAGATCATCGCTGACATTGATGAGGTCCGTTTAATGCTTTTctccattttaaaatataacccTCTGAATAAGGTGAGGTGTGACTGACATATCCAAACTCTTGCAGCTCATGGACAAAGAGTCCTACAAAGATATTGAGAAGATCAAAACCATCGGCAGCACGTACATGGCAGCAGTTGGATTGGTGCCCACCATTGGAACCAAGGTCACTGAATGACttgacaataataataataattaaaaactactatataaaaatgcaaaaatatcaaTACATTTGATTTTTCACTTCTTTATAGGCGAAGAATTCCACTGAAGCCCACTTAAGCACAATAGCAGACTTTGCCATCGAAATGTTTGATGTCGTTGATGAAATCAACTATCAGTCATATAATGATTTTGTATTGAGAGTGGGTAAGTTCTGGaaacatatactgtagtatattattGCAACTTGTGTGTGCAATCATTTCCTagtctgtgttttttgttttgtgacaGTTTGAGTAGTTAATGCAATAACAgacagttttaaaatgtttacaaaactGCTTCATGAAACTGTATTTCTTGAGTATATGTACAAACTCATTAAGGAAAGttgtatttttgtaatatttcaatTCCATTTACCAGGTATTAATGTAGGCCCAGTAGTAGCAGGGGTAATCGGAGCTCGAAGGCCACAGTATGACATTTGGGGGAACACAGTAAACGTTGCCAGCCGCATGGACAGCACTGGTGTCCCAGGAAAGATCCAGGTAATCAAAAGATGGCAGATAAGATTTTATGTCAGCAACAAACAAAGGTTTCCTTTATACATTCAATCAAAGCTTCAACAGTACCTGACGCTATGGGAACAACCATAGGTGTGACGATTAGTTGTGCCCTTActttattaaaagaaagaaTCTGCACAATAATGTCAAGCTCAATGCTATTGTAAGTAGAGACGGGGGAGATTAACTAATCTATAGCCTTCACTCTCCATGTATTGATGACCAAAAATCGCTTGGGGCATTGCTAATGTTGCTTCTCAGAAATTCCACATGAGATGTCACAAAAAGAGCTATAAATATATAAGTGATGCACAATATTTAATTTCTGCTGATATGCTGATTTCTTTCAAGTAATTTTAGCCGATACCGATATACTGTCTTTATaagtcttttttgttttttcctaTCATGGCATTTCGAAAAATGGCCACTAGAGTGCTCTAAAGCCACTTATTACCCAAATTGTTAGTCAGTAATAAAAGAAGCAATCATCTGTTATATTTCACCTTATGTAAATATCTGCAAAACTTTTGTTAAATTTGAACAGGGAGTTTTACTGAATGACTGCAATAAAACAgcacataataataattaaagaaaaaaccAAACAACTATTTATACCAAGTAGATACCAAGTGTATTTCATACAAACTTATTGAGAAATCACTCATTTTGATAGCCAATAGCTTTAGCTGTAGCTTAGCATCAGTGTAAACGACTCCTGTATGGGCGACAAGGAAAGCCTTCAGACAACTGCCACAAACAATGAGCTTTTGTCCTTTCATAAATACATGCAGACTGTGCGCTGACTGATTATGTGGATGGACACCACAGAAGTACAGTATCGTGCAAGTCTAAGGCTGACAAACTAACAACACCGCTGTGATATAACAAACTTATCACATGCTTGTGAAAAATGAATCATGTGCATAGATTATAAACATAAGACTGACTGATCAGATTCTATGCAGTTTGAAATCCAAGAACGCCTACATATAACTATCACGTCTTTTTAGTGGCAAAGGATATTGTTGTAATTTTTCATAATGGGTCAATGccgatatttaatttataaaccAATATCGGCAAATAATATCTGCATCCCGATAATATCGTGCATCTCTTATATATGTATCATAATATCACAGTGATATTATGAGAGCTGCGCTAAAACATGTACCAGTCTATGTCATGCAAAAAA from Triplophysa rosa unplaced genomic scaffold, Trosa_1v2 scaffold336_ERROPOS208794+, whole genome shotgun sequence harbors:
- the LOC130550450 gene encoding adenylate cyclase type 1-like is translated as MEKVKLDNKRILFNLLPVHVAQHFLLSNPRNMDLYYQSYAQVGVLFASIPNFNDFYIELDGNNMGVECLRLLNEIIADIDELMDKESYKDIEKIKTIGSTYMAAVGLVPTIGTKAKNSTEAHLSTIADFAIEMFDVVDEINYQSYNDFVLRVGINVGPVVAGVIGARRPQYDIWGNTVNVASRMDSTGVPGKIQVTEDVHQLLQNNYDLVCRGNVSVKGKGQMITYFLEGKAQDAGNRAPHHTGGLERRVHAIARTSSAQTKTDSTSSVTSGFVARVGISNTQGTHSRSAATYIPTVEEGEETKEESVL